The DNA window AAAATGACTGGAATTGCAGGAGGGTTCACAAACAGTGAGAGCACACTTCAGGAAACTTGTAAAAACATAACCTGTGAAAGTATGTGCAGATGGAGCAGATAATCTGTCAGATCAATGCCAGACATTGGACTAAACAGCAAGTATTTCTGGTTAGCCCACGTTAATGCCTtaaaagaggcaaagagaacAATATACACCAATAGAAAAATCTTGCTGCTTTTAAGATGTTTTAACATTGCACTAAAGCACCAGTGAAGTAGTTTTCATCAAGGAATACAGCTCCTCTGCCAAAATAAGACATTTTTGTGTGAACATACACCCTTCTACATAGTTGTTTACATACAGCTACAGGAGACAAAAAGACTGACATAAAATCACATATGTAGGTAAATTCTTACCATATACATGACCTAAAGAAATTAGGAAACACTGTATAAATTCTTGTACTTTTAAATTATTGCCCTGAGAGTTCATGGAATGTAATTTTGCACAGCTCCTTCAATGCATTTTAAACACTTTCCTACAAGTAatatttcaggggaaaaaaggtaCCGTCACATAAGTCATTCACTGCTGGTTTAACAGTTCAAAATTTATAGACAggaaatagaatatttttaaatacattaaaatggGTTTTTTGCTTATAGagcaattaaaaatttatttggaGCATGaaagtaaatattaaatgtaAAGACACATTACAAATACAGTTTGAATTTTACTGTTAACAGCAAAATCTAAACACTTACCTGAAGATTGGAAAGAATTTAATAAGGCTAGCCTATCAGTGTATCATTAGGTTAATTCTATTTACCTGTGAAAGTTAAGATAATAGAAagtataaatactgaaaaataaaaagtaatgtGATCTTATTTAGAATTTTATTACTAGCTGGAAGTTAATTTCAATAATGTCTCTTTGAAACTCCTTTAAATTTtgcaatttcattttctcaaaacATTGTTTATCTTTAGAAAAAACAATTACTCAATATTCTCATGGTGAAGTTCCCTGTGACACACGAATGACCACTCACTCAACTGTCTTCCAGAGATGTAGGTGAAGAATTTCAACAGATCTAGTTTCTTTGCAATGTGTTGCGTTACAAAGTATCAGGAAGATAAGACGAGGTCAGGCATCCAGACTCCTGCTACCCAGTAATTACTTTATGACCTAAACCTGTGATGCAGCACAGTAATTTTAACTACTGTTTTTCAACTCCCATAGTTTTACTTTTGCCCTTATTTCCATTCTGAAGATCTTGCTATCTATTTACTCAAACATCTAAAGGTCAGAATAACTGCAAATTTCGATTATCAGGAGAAAAATGGTATTTGCTCCaatttttcactgcatttttccTCATCTGCTATTGTCAGATTAACAGACTGATAAGCAAAGTCGATTTTTCTATTTGATTGGCTGCTCGTCTTGCATGTTCTCCTTTTCTTGTCTGCATTCCTGACCCCATCAAAGCTCTGGCCTGCAGGTCAAACAAGAGTCAGTCACCTGTtcatttttctctaaaaagcTGGAAAACCAGTCTGTTCCAAATGGCCCACACATGCAGGAAGTGAGTGAACCACATCTCTGTCCTTGAGAGGGCTTTTTGTGAGTTGTCAGTATAACTGAGAGGATATTACATTTGACTAGCTGTCTTaacaggcaaaaaaaggcaaagtcCCTATAAATTCCTGGAGATAACATCCTCAAGTTCTCTATACAGCCCATACATTATATATACATTGGATTATGATAGCATCATAGAACGGCCTGGGTTCGAtgggacctcaaagatcatccagttGTAAATGCCCTGCTGTGGAGAGGAACACCATtcactggagcaggttgcccagagctctacccaacctggccttaaatATTTCCACTTGTGGATGTATGGGCACCCACAACTTCTTTGGGTATTTTTTACATCTATATAGGGACCTCATCTGAGCCTTCCTCTAAAGAAGCCTCTTTCAAGCAGCTTGTGTGGACAGAATCCATCATCCTCAGACAGCTGATCTTTATGGCTGTCATGGTACAGCAGTCTTTATCACTGCTGGACGTGTCTTAGAAGCAGCTCATcaatataaaaatgaagaaCTTACCAGAACTGTTTACTTACCTTTTCCCACTACAATTACTTTGGTTCAGTCCTCCCACTTGGTTAAGTGCAGACCATGCAGTGAGACCAACATATGGTaaggcagcagcttctgtgtGACTGAGAGATTTTGGCTTAAAAGACACCTGAAATAAAATCATATCTAAGTCACACTCCTATGTGgcactgaaatatttaagaaagCTTTACTGAATTGCAGGTTGTGTATTGCACATTTTTAGCCACCGTCAAAACTAGCTGGAGTACAAATCAATCCAAGCACTAAGAAATAAAGTCACTTAAAtaccaaagaagaaaaatgacagCCTTTACAACTTTGAGGTTTTGTTAGCCACAGTTTTGACAGTTTACCTCGTTTCCACTAGCTACCACGAACTCTGACAGAGTGCCTTGTTTCCATGGGGGAATTGCTGCCCACACctaaaaccaaacagaaaataactatCAATTTTTGTAGCTTTGTACACAATTGTATGTACACAGAAGTTTCCTTCATTACAGAAAACTTTTTTCTAATTCATAGAATGTCTTCACTGTTTATCAGAAACCAGTTTTAGCTTATTTTACATCAAAAAAACAATCACAAAACTAACTAAATGAAGGACTAGAGAGCTATGTAAATAAACTGTACCACTGCATTGTGTATAATTTTTCAACCCCTCCCCCCCAAACTACTCCCATGCCCGGAAAGCCCAGATTAGAGGGGTGAGCATGGTGCAGAATCAGGATTTGCTATGCTAAAACTGGTGAAATGTGAAAGCAACTGGTGAAGGTGAAAGCAAGCAGTATCAGTATTTGTGTAGGCACCCATGAAGTGCTTCTTGGGTTAAGCCAAAGTTCCTACTCCAAGTCactcaagaaaaacaaatcccTTCTTGTTAGAATTTTACCttgaactgaaaataaagtgGCACTTTGAGTgtgcaaaaataaagaaacaaaaaccaaataaacaaaattccACTCTTGCTACTGCTGAAATGGACCAAAAACTAAAACACAGAAGGGAAATTAACTTGAAGAAGCAAGTATCTGAAAGATTATGCTattcagagaaaaaatgaagggaagaaagtatTCTAGGAATTTACTGCCAGATAGGCCTTATTAAGAGTgcaacagcattaaaaaaataattaagagcAGATGAATGTTGAACATCTCATAGCATATTTTAACTATacattctggaaaaaaaaaataaagagactgGTGGAATCACCTCATCTCCAGGTTTGAAATAGGACACACCCAGTCCACATTCCATAACAACACCAGAGACATCTCGACCAAGTGTTAGAGGAAATTCAGCCTCGCCGGTTTTGAGTTTCAGGGGATCCCGCTTCATATTTAACGCAGTTGCACCATAACCACCTGCAAAACATGGAATCAACCACAGCATACCATACTGAGTGTTCACTTATTAATTGTGCAATTCCAACTAGAAAGCATCAGCTATGCATAACATGCCTCATTTCTGTTATAACTAAAGCAtgcaaaaaaatctgcaatatCTCATACTTCTACAGATTTTAGAAATAAAGAGCaggtgtgaaaaataaaaaggcatatCTCCTCTAAGATGAACAACCTGGACTTCTATTCAGTAATCAACAGACAAATGCTGTGAAGTCTCAGAACTACCCATCTAGTTTGCAGCCTAAAAATAGCCTGCTTTGGGGCATATATGTCCATTCAAGTGTTTGGACAAGTTTGCCTAGGGGCCCTATCATGGTAGAAAGTGTCTTAACATGAATCTTCAGATAGCATGTCCCATCACCAAACCCCCAAATATAGtcaaagattttttaaaattcatgtaGAGAGTCAAACACAGATTACAGCTCTGTCAGCAAGCTTCCTGCAGACATATTTGCTTATTCTGCTGAAACTGATTCGATATGCAACCACTTCTACATAGGAAATACAAGGTATTCTACTACCGCAACTTCCTTCTCGTGTTTCGAACCCAGAAAATGGGGAAGTAAATCTGATTAAATGTATCAAATACGAAGAGCCGGGCAACGAAAGAGACAGATTTCCTGGGAGGGATGACAGCACGTCCCCAGATGCCAATTCAGGATGGCAATGAACAACACAAAGCTTTGCCTTAGGTCGCACATGCCGACTTGGCAGCAACGCAGACCTCCAGCGCTATTCACCTCAAGATGCGAAAACCCAGCATCACTTAGGGGGAATGCTGTTCCTTGGCCGGGCGTCTCTCGGTCAAAAGAATAGCACCACAATCACTCAATTAAAAGTTCACCCtcccaacacacacacactcttgTCAGCGGCATTTTCTATCGTTCTCCCCTAAGAACttgaaaaacactttttcacATCGTTCTTCCCTGAGAACCTGAAAGAAGATACGTTTCCAAGAGGCGGCGGTTTTGCACAGGGCTCGGGGAAACACGTGTGTTGAGGCAGGCCTGGACACTGCCGAGACAGGTGTGTGCCGGGGCAGGACAGTGCCCTGGCACCGCTCGGGCCGCCGCGGCcgcagccccagcagagcccctgcCATCCCGGCAGCCCGCCCGCGGCTGCTCGGGCTTGGCACTTACTTCTCATGCTGAGGTCGATGGGGTTCAGGCTCGCAGCGTGAACCTTAATGATAACCTCGTTCGGGAAGTGTATGATGGGGAACATCATGTCGCTGGTGAAGCGCAACACCTCATTGCTGCCGTACCGGTCTATGACCCAGCTGGGCATGGCGATCCCCGCCCGCGGAGAGGAGCGGAGCTCTCGGGCCGGTGCCCGCCCGCTCGCCCAGCGCAGCACCCGCCCGCCCGCAGCTCCCCACGACAGCATGGCCAGGGCAGCCggaccgggccgggccgcgccaGGTGGAGCCGCGGGATCGGGCTAAGGACcagaaccgggaccgggaccgggaccgggctCGGGATAAGGATCGGGCCGGCTCGTTCCAGCGTGCCTCAGCGCTCAGCCCCGGCCGACCCCGCAGCCAATGGGCGGCCGCCTTCTTGGCCGCCCTGCCAATGGTGCCGCCGGGTGTTGCGGCAAGATGGCGGCGCGCGGCCGCAGCGCCGGGGGAAGGGTCGGGGTCGCGGTCGCTTCGCGGGCGTGAGGAGGCGACGACGGGCAGGGAGAACCATGCTGCGCGCCTCTCTCCGACAGGTGAGTGGGGTCTGTCCGCCTGCCGGGAATGCCGAGGAGCGGGGTGGGGGTGCCGAGGAGCGGGGCGGGTTCGCAAGGTGACCGGTGTCCCCTCGCGTCCCCCGTCCCCGGGGCGGCCCGGGAGAGCGCTTCCCGTGGGCTGCTTCCCTCAGCGGCGGTGGCGCGTTCTTCCCGTGCCGCCCCGGCGCGGCCTCTGTCACCCGGCTGCCCTGAAAGACAGGTTGCGTTCTCAGGTGTCGGCGGCGTTGAAGGAAGGACGAGTCActcccacagagctctgccagcgATGCCTGGCCCTCATCAAAAGCACCAAGTTTCTGAATGCTTACATTACCGTAGCGGAAGAGACCGCTTTGAAGCAGGCTGAAGAATCCGAGGAAAGATATAAAAGAGGTATGCTGGTTTGCGAGTAATGTCAGGCCTTAAAAAGTTGCTGTGGAGGAGCTGTCTGTGTTAGACGAAGCACCTTTGCTTTTTGGAGGGGTTGGCTTGGCTTGTTTGACTGTCGGGGGATGAGGCTCACGCTTTGAGGTTTCCGCGGGTGCTCATGGATGTACACTTGGCACTCGGAAGAATATTTAGTCCAAAAATCAGGGGGAAAACCTGGACCAAACGAGGTACTACAGGTTAAACAGGCCCTGTGCCTCTTGGACAGCACTGCTACTTGGTGTCTGCTGCTtctttccctcagcagctcaTTTGGAATGTGTAGCCAATTAGGTACCATGAATAGGCAAATGCAGTGGTCATTCACAGACCTCCAGACTGGGATAGGCAAACAGCTGGTACAACCTGTTGAGTTTTTAATTaagaaaccaaattaaaataaaacagcttcATTAATTGCCGTTAGTAATTGGAGAACAGAGCAGCTTTCAGTCCTGTTATCTGCACCATTTAGAAGATGGCCATCCTCATTTTCCTTTATGTTTAGAGAAAGGCAGGAAAGGTAAATTTTCACCTAATAGAGTACATGTTTTCCTTCCTGGGTGACACTTGCTGTCCTCTGGCAGCTCAATAAAATTGTTAGCCAGGTTGTTTTGCTTCCTGATGTAGGCCTTTTAGTTTCCcggttggggttttttttgtggtgttgtttgctggtttggggtttttttgatggTAGATAATCAATTACTTGGGAAGGACTTCCTCTGCTTCAGTAATTTTTCAGGTCGTATCTACTGTGTATGTCGGGTAGGCAGAATTTATGGCTCCCAGCCTAGTGAGGGAGTGGATTTAGCAGCACCTATGGCTGAAATAAGCACTGTGTGGTCACATTGGGAAAGGTATAGCCAGCCTGGATGAAAGCAGCTGCCTGCCTGAAGGGCTTAGACAcattcacagagctctgctctgtgagGCCAAGTCTGGTTTGGGCAGAGTGCTCAATGCTTTAGTAGGAATGGAAGATGGTTCTTGAAAATGGAACAGACAACCATCAAATGCCAAATGGAAAGCAATCTTTCTTCCAAAAACCACACAAAGGGACatataaaataaacagtaaTTGATGAGAGCATTATATATATAGCACATTATGCTTTAATCTCTGTTGTTTTACAACCATTCCTAATGCAGGTCAGCCACTGGGCATTCTAGATGGAATTCCTATTGCTGTAAAAGACAACTTTAATACAGCTGGCATTGAGACAACATGTGCATCAAATATGTTAAAAGGTACAGTAAAGCTTTTAAAgtaaaatcaaataatttgCTCTTTATAGGGTTTATTGACTGGAGTCTTCCAGAAAGCCAAGAGTTTTCAGAAAATGAGCTGGTGTCATTTGAGGAAATACATTTGTCCAATTTCATTAGCCAAGTTCAGCTGGTATTACAGAtgtatctttttcttcttctaagcACATTATCtctgtatttatatttgtatgCATTTAAAAACAGTTATAATGAAAACCTATATACTACAATAAAAGGGATCCAAAACTTGCATTTTCCTTCACATTGTTTTTAGGTCTAGAGGAGAGCAGTGAGTACTGTTCTGCCTAGTGGAATCCAAAGACAGTTctattttgttgttattgttgttctGTTTATAATTGTTgacttaaataattttttcatatgGCTGTGAGAAAAGTGGGTGTTAACAATCCCAACATACAATCACATTCTATAATGgttttatggctttttttcttttaatttcttaatcTCATTGTTTCTATTAACAAGTCAAGAATGTTTTCAAGGCATTACAATGTTTTTATAGTAAAAGCAAAAGTAGGAAACATTTCTTATAGCTGTTTTATTCTGCACAAAGTAAAACTTTTTATTAATCCTTGTGGAAGATAGCAGAAGCAAATTAGCAGACCTCTAATTTGATTGTCTTTAAtagcagaagaaacaaaatatggCGTCACTGTTGTAAAAGTTGTTATATCACCTGAGATGCTTTTCCTTAAAGCACATTCTCAGACCTGTTGTGACTGATTGCAGTGAGTATTAGGAGTGATGTCCTTGTTCCTGATGAAAGTGGGAGTGGAGGAGCCCCTGTCATCATTCACGAAGTGAATTGGTTATTACCTGAGGTCTCATGTCACTGTCATAGTTCTCATCCTAGGTTATGTAAGGTCTGAGTGGTAACGACAGCTTAAAAATGTTCATAGtacctgtaaaaataatttgtatctCACCAGTTGGTCTTAAATGTTCTGATTGTTTTCAGGTTATATTTCTCCTTACAATGCTACAGTAGTTCAGAAATTACTGGATCAGGGAGCTGTGCTTTTGGGTAAAACAAACCTAGATGAATTTGCAATGGGGTGAGtgatgtttattatttttaatgtgttgaTTTTACATAAATAGCATGCTTAGCATCAGTTCCAGTCTACCTGTAATCCTTAACTCCTGTTTCTGTGAGTCGAGACAATAATGAGTACTTACTGGAAGGGTACACAGAGCTGCATGAACTTCTCCCTGAGCACTTAGAGTGTTGTGTAAATGATACAGACACTGAGTTTTGTGAACATAGTGTTCAAATGTAGCTGTGCTTGAGAGGCGGGAAGTGGTCCAGCTTTTGCAGAAGGCCAAGGACAAGTGGTCTTCTTGTAGATTTGGTAGTGTGTTAATAGAATTGATTACAACACAGTTAATTGctgccttttcctctctccttacTGATGGCTTTTTGCCCTTAGGTAATTGTTATCATGCCCGCAGTGGCAGTCACTACCTCTGCCAGTCAGCCACTGGGGTAATTTATATGGGTACTCCCTGACTTGCTGCACATAGGCTAATCCAGAGCAAGGCTTTTAAGTTGCCTAAGCTAATGTTGGTGACTTTTTGTCAAGAGCACATTGAAAAATGCTCCTACAAATTGATTCTTCTGCAAATCTGTGAAGGCAGCCAAGCAGAGAACAGCATTGAGCTGTTAAGGATGATAATTACTGCTAGGTTTGGAAGGGAATCTCTGGGCCTTTAGTTACCTGTGAAAAACAGTAAATGctgtattttggttttattataCTTAAACCAAAGTCCAAGGTTTAATTGGAAATTCACATGGATGGGGTGGAAATACATAGACAATATTATTTTGAATAAAGTAATGTTTGTGTAAAAAAGCTATTCCTCAGAGGAGGAGCAGACAAAAAGCTTAGGAAAAACCTGATAATGTAGTATTACAACTGGTCTAAGTTCAGTAAAGCACAGGGTTCTCCTAGTAAGCTTATCCCAACATTGGCTTCTCGTCCTAGTCTGTGTGTTTGCATGATCTCTTGATCAGGGAGCAGATCCAGCTCTAATGTAATGATGTCTCAATAAGGTTGGTTTTCAACGGCTGTCAGCTGCCTGTTCTGTCTGATGATTTAGCTGGTGACACTGACACCTTGTAGTCAGGGGGAGCATGGAGTAGAGGGCCTGAGGAAGGAGGAAAGTACACCCTGTCCCTCCTTCTAGTGGCAGCTCACACTTAGGTGACACAAGCTGAGTGAAACCAGTTTCTGAGAAGCCAGTCTGGCATTCTGAACCAGTGGACTGTGGTCTCTGCAGAGGGCTACAGGGTGAGTAATAGTGTGGCATTTCGGAGAAATGCATGTTCCTGGTATTGTGGAGCTTTTTCTCCATCTCTGGCAGCATGTTTTTCCTCACAGCTGTGATCTTACACCAAATGCAGGGCTGGAAAAACAGAATACCTTGGTTTGGAAAGAGACGTGCTCCTGTACTTTTACGTAGCTTAAATCAGTTTTATGTCTCTGTGACCCTGGTTCAGTGGCTTTAGCAGAAATTAGAAAGAGGTACCAGTTCAGGTTCTATGTCAGAAACTGATGAGCAGCTATAAATTTTACAGGTGTATGTAATGTTGTAGAAGCTGACTGCATAAGGATTTACATACACCAGCTTTCTTGTGTTGAAATTGAATTTGCAAGGATGATAAGGAgttggattaaaaaaattaaattggtgAATACAGTGTGTCATTTGTCACTTCTGTCTGTATTTGTCCTGTCTTACTACCTTAGATCTGGGAGTACGGATGGAGTATTTGGACCAGTCAGAAATCCCTGGAGTTACTCAAAACAGTACAAGGAAAAGTctgtcccaaaatc is part of the Poecile atricapillus isolate bPoeAtr1 chromosome 3, bPoeAtr1.hap1, whole genome shotgun sequence genome and encodes:
- the RTN4IP1 gene encoding reticulon-4-interacting protein 1, mitochondrial isoform X1, with translation MLSWGAAGGRVLRWASGRAPARELRSSPRAGIAMPSWVIDRYGSNEVLRFTSDMMFPIIHFPNEVIIKVHAASLNPIDLSMRSGYGATALNMKRDPLKLKTGEAEFPLTLGRDVSGVVMECGLGVSYFKPGDEVWAAIPPWKQGTLSEFVVASGNEVSFKPKSLSHTEAAALPYVGLTAWSALNQVGGLNQSNCSGKRILILGASGGVGTFAVQLMKAWDAHVTAVCSHDASTLVKKLGADDVVDYRSGNLEEHLKTLPLFDFILDNVGGSTEKWALDLLKKWSGATYVTLVTPFLINMDKLGVADGMLQTGVTVGSKTLKHLLKGVHYRWAFFMPSGPSLDEIAELVDSGKIQPVIDEVFSFSEVPKAFLKLEGGHARGKTVINVISKQ
- the RTN4IP1 gene encoding reticulon-4-interacting protein 1, mitochondrial isoform X2; its protein translation is MLSWGAAGGRVLRWASGRAPARELRSSPRAGIAMPSWVIDRYGSNEVLRFTSDMMFPIIHFPNEVIIKVHAASLNPIDLSMRSGYGATALNMKRDPLKLKTGEAEFPLTLGRDVSGVVMECGLGVSYFKPGDEVWAAIPPWKQGTLSEFVVASGNEVSFKPKSLSHTEAAALPYVGLTAWSALNQVGGLNQSNCSGKRILILGASGGVGTFAVQLMKAWDAHVTAVCSHDASTLVKKLGADDVVDYRSGNLEEHLKTLPLFDFILDNVGGSTEKWALDLLKKWSGATYVTLVTPFLINMDKLGVADGMLQTGVTVGSKTLKIQPVIDEVFSFSEVPKAFLKLEGGHARGKTVINVISKQ